The nucleotide window TCTCTTcgatcttctctctctctttctctttctcttcttgaCAACGTCAACAATATAGAACCTCAAATCACCCTTATTGCATATATAAAGAACTTATCATTGAGGAAGAAATTGATCAAGTTCTACACCATGGAGAAACAGGCTAAACCAAAGAACAAGATCTTGAAATTTCTACCGAGAGCAGCTTCAGCTGTAGTAGTCTCCTTCCAAAACCCTCCATTCAGCCCAAGTAGAGATAAGATCAGATTATCGGAGATATATACAAGCAAGCTTAAAGCTGCTCATCATCATGCCGGCAGAGGATTCTCGGGTCCTATCATATCAATAATTCCTCATGAAGCTCGAAGGAAGCCCAAGAATGGAGAAACGACGACGTTTGAAACACAAGAACCCACTTCACCGAAAGTCTCGTGCATGGGCCAAATCAAGCACAAGAAAACCATCAAGAAAGCTAAGCTAATTGCCTCGCTCCCTAGAGATCATCAACTGAAGGCAGCCGTGTCGTCGTCTTCTCCTCGTGACCTAAAGAAACATGCCTCGGCGATTCGGAGGATCTTTAGTACCAGTGCAAAAACCGGTAGGAACTCGGATGCTTCTGCTGCTGATCAGAAGCCTGCTCACGATAGAGCGCCTTCTTTGAGTCAAATGAAGAGGTTCTCGAGTAGACGTGATTCGTTGCCTGATTTTGAATGGACGGCTCAGATTATGCCGATAGACAAGGTTGATCACCGGAACTATTACTCGGATGAAGAAAGAGAGCAAGAAGAAGAtcaggaggaagaagaagatcaggTCATAATTCCTTTCTCTGCACCTATAATGATGGTAGGTGGAGGAGTGCCTTTGCAgccaagaaaagaaattaaccTGTGGAAGAGAAGAACCATGGCTCCACCTATACCTCTCGAATTAAGTTTGGTCAGGgcaaattgatattatttttttcttgttttacatAGATTCTTGGTTCGAttcaaatatatgaatgagATCTGAAGGAAACTGTAACGGGCTTGATCATGTGCATCCTCATTAATTCATGCATCATGTATATAGATGAATGTTCAAACAAATATACTTTCAAATATTTCTACGCCGGCCGTTATTCTTTACTTTTTGCTTCTGGGACTTGCTTTGATATCTAGTACGTACTATAAATCTGGGTCTATTTAACAAGCTGCTTAccataaatttcaaaagataaaataaaaaagaagaagaacaagctAACCATTGTCAagttactacaaaaaaaaatagacatttATGATCCgttatttaagataaaaataattatttatgacgagaatatatttattttatacgtatatattttgatctaacaatatgacttaattagtatatatatatatacatactttgAGCGGATATATAAAAGCTATGAATTAATTAGGTAAATTCCAAACCAACATTGTGACAAGGGAAAATTAGAAAACATAAGATCAATGTAACCTCCATAGTGAACCATCGCAtgtataattttcatatataggGATGATTTTAAATTGGTGGTCTTCTTGATCTGATCCATTTGTCTTTTGACAGCAATATCTATGATCCAGATGTGgtgtaaaatatagttttagttTTACACTTTCgaacaaattaaatttgacTCATCAgtctcattatatatttttatttagaatatattaatgatttatattttaaatgttaaaaaataaagtaaaatatagTCACTAACATAGAGTGGTGATCAGAACCACTCTTAAAGGTGGCCCGTCACACCACAAATTAATTGGATGGTCGATCGGGTACCCTTGGAGGTGTTGTagcaaaaattaacaaaatgagtattgtaaataaaattataaatacacgtaatattactcattttttaatatttagagtgggtctttttattattcgatataattatttatcagtttctttattaaattaagaatataaaacGCCTGATTTCTACTACGACCAaggttctttttttatattttcatcgGATCTTTTTGTGAAGTCCCAAGTTTTTGCTTTTGCATAGGGAATTTAATTGCTAGCAAACGCGACAACACTCTTGAATCTGTCTCTGGTGCCAGTTAAAAGACAaattggaaaattaaaaaaaaaaaaacaaaaatgaaataaataaatgtttataGAAAGCTAAGGCTAGAAAAGGTTTTGCGTAGCGGCACGCAATGCCAATGTTGactaattacaatttacaacttCTATACAATAGAGtaaactaaaataatgaaaactaacACCGGCCGTTGGATTATATATGGGCATAGAGATTGATATGAAAGGGTTTTGGATACATTGCGTGAGAATCTAATTTCTTTTGCTCAAATTCATGCCCATAATTGATTATTCTTTTCATGTTTGTATAAGATGATGGTTGAATAGTGAGtcgagataaaaattaaaagttagataaaatattattttttaatattattattattttgagatttgaaaaaatagaattatttaaaatcaactGATCTGAATCTAAAAGGGACTAAATCGATAATCTTATTCCCAATCGTGACAACAATTCCTCCCGATCTTAAACTACTATCTGATAAGGACTGAAAAAATGATTCATTTGCATTAATTAAGATTAAAACCAAGAAATAAAACAAGGAGACCGCtcgaaataattaaaaaaacgtGGGACAAAACAAATTGCTATTTCTCTTTTCTCCTTGGACTGCTCTAATAAATTGTCAATTTGGCATCGGACTGCGTTCGGTTATTCAGAAGTGTTAAAgcaattttatatgataaattataaaattaaatcacataattttgtatcttttttataataaaaataaatttataatttaatgaaacACATCAACCCATATCAAAGTGTGAATTTACGTTATTGAAAACCGGTATATTACCAAGCGGACCTTAACAAAAACCCCGGTTGAACCACAAGCGTGAatgctaaaatataaatttaattctttGAAGTTTTTAACTGCAATCTAGAAAATGAAGTCGCAGGCTCCACACcgtttattaagaaaaatagagcTCATCGTAAACcttaaaaaaagtacaatttttttaaaatagatt belongs to Juglans regia cultivar Chandler chromosome 8, Walnut 2.0, whole genome shotgun sequence and includes:
- the LOC109013950 gene encoding uncharacterized protein At1g76070-like; amino-acid sequence: MEKQAKPKNKILKFLPRAASAVVVSFQNPPFSPSRDKIRLSEIYTSKLKAAHHHAGRGFSGPIISIIPHEARRKPKNGETTTFETQEPTSPKVSCMGQIKHKKTIKKAKLIASLPRDHQLKAAVSSSSPRDLKKHASAIRRIFSTSAKTGRNSDASAADQKPAHDRAPSLSQMKRFSSRRDSLPDFEWTAQIMPIDKVDHRNYYSDEEREQEEDQEEEEDQVIIPFSAPIMMVGGGVPLQPRKEINLWKRRTMAPPIPLELSLVRAN